In Methanobacterium paludis, the following proteins share a genomic window:
- a CDS encoding aldo/keto reductase, which produces MQMRKTNDNDEISALGFGAMRLPTKNGRIDKEEAKKQIYYAIDNGVNFIDTALPYHGGSSELFLGEILQGEYRKKVKLCTKIPSWSVKKHEDMEKYLVTQLEKLQTDYIDYYLIHNLTEGGFFRLKELGIIEFLESAKKKGKIKHIGFSFHDNKEAFKKIVDAYRWDICLIQYNFLDETNQAGTEGLKYAASKGISVIAMEPLKGGILAGEVPENALNIWNKSNIKRTPAEWALRWVLNHPEITCVISGMGQLKQVEENIKVSNETLPNSIPAEEIKLYDEVKEVYRELMKVDCTGCGYCMPCPQGVDIPQSFNLYNHKHMFKSNNASFMYLTGLGGVMSGKQANAGLCNQCGKCAKACPQKLDVPILLKEVSQDMEGQGFQYKVKIAGAVIMPLMDAFLSLNNNISKLFKNRGSN; this is translated from the coding sequence ATGCAGATGAGAAAGACTAATGATAATGATGAAATTTCCGCACTGGGATTCGGTGCCATGAGACTCCCCACTAAAAACGGGAGGATAGATAAAGAAGAAGCTAAAAAACAGATATATTATGCTATAGACAATGGAGTCAACTTTATAGACACAGCACTCCCCTACCACGGCGGATCCAGTGAATTGTTCCTAGGAGAAATACTCCAAGGAGAATACAGGAAAAAAGTAAAACTCTGCACCAAAATACCATCATGGTCTGTGAAAAAACATGAAGATATGGAAAAATATCTTGTAACACAACTTGAAAAGCTTCAGACAGATTATATTGACTACTACTTAATTCATAATCTAACTGAAGGAGGATTTTTCAGACTTAAAGAATTAGGGATTATAGAATTTCTAGAGTCCGCCAAAAAAAAGGGAAAAATAAAACACATAGGATTTTCTTTTCACGATAATAAAGAAGCTTTTAAAAAAATTGTCGATGCTTACCGGTGGGATATATGCTTAATCCAATATAACTTCTTAGATGAAACCAATCAAGCAGGAACGGAAGGATTGAAGTATGCGGCTTCTAAGGGAATAAGCGTAATCGCAATGGAACCATTAAAAGGCGGAATTCTTGCTGGAGAAGTGCCAGAAAATGCTTTAAACATCTGGAATAAATCTAATATAAAAAGAACTCCTGCTGAATGGGCTTTAAGATGGGTATTGAACCATCCAGAAATTACTTGTGTGATCTCAGGGATGGGACAGCTAAAACAAGTTGAAGAAAATATTAAAGTTTCAAATGAAACTCTTCCAAATTCGATTCCCGCTGAGGAAATTAAGCTTTACGATGAGGTTAAAGAAGTTTATCGGGAACTAATGAAGGTGGATTGTACTGGGTGCGGTTATTGTATGCCCTGCCCCCAGGGAGTTGATATCCCTCAATCTTTTAATTTATACAACCATAAACACATGTTCAAAAGTAATAATGCATCTTTTATGTATTTAACAGGTTTAGGTGGCGTAATGAGTGGTAAACAAGCCAATGCAGGACTCTGCAATCAATGCGGGAAATGTGCTAAGGCATGTCCACAAAAATTAGACGTCCCTATACTTTTAAAAGAGGTTTCCCAAGATATGGAAGGTCAAGGATTCCAATATAAAGTTAAAATAGCTGGTGCTGTAATCATGCCTTTAATGGATGCATTTCTATCTTTAAATAATAACATATCTAAATTATTCAAAAATCGTGGCTCAAATTAA
- a CDS encoding ArsR/SmtB family transcription factor: MDTKKMAKVFKALSNPNRLELYLQIVKKHETSYKTNCDCLISDITKSLNIGAPTISHHLKELANAELIFTERKGKYLVARVNEEMVNEVNELLKLK; the protein is encoded by the coding sequence ATGGATACAAAAAAAATGGCCAAGGTATTTAAAGCCCTTTCAAACCCTAACAGGTTAGAGTTATACTTACAAATCGTTAAAAAACATGAAACGAGTTATAAAACAAACTGTGACTGTTTAATAAGTGATATTACTAAATCATTGAATATTGGGGCACCTACCATTTCTCATCACCTTAAAGAATTAGCCAATGCAGAATTAATCTTCACTGAAAGAAAAGGTAAATATTTAGTGGCCAGAGTTAACGAAGAAATGGTTAATGAAGTGAATGAACTTCTAAAGCTAAAGTGA
- a CDS encoding PRC-barrel domain-containing protein, whose protein sequence is MRIKEEIIGKEVVDSSGIVIGKVKDVEVDFETQIMESFIVEKVDSLLVLEGLEVKL, encoded by the coding sequence ATGAGGATAAAAGAAGAGATTATAGGAAAAGAAGTTGTGGACAGTTCGGGTATTGTAATTGGTAAAGTTAAGGATGTTGAAGTAGACTTTGAAACCCAAATAATGGAGTCGTTCATAGTGGAGAAAGTGGATTCTTTGCTAGTTTTGGAAGGTCTAGAGGTGAAACTGTAG
- a CDS encoding zinc-ribbon domain-containing protein — MVKCPECGFENPEESNYCFECGNKVTTDSNEPIKKMNSVWFIITILFPIVGIIGGIYYWKKGYKNAPELLMLSIFIAALYSLRL; from the coding sequence ATGGTTAAGTGCCCAGAGTGTGGATTTGAAAATCCAGAAGAGAGTAACTACTGTTTTGAGTGTGGAAATAAAGTAACAACAGATTCCAATGAACCAATTAAAAAAATGAATTCTGTCTGGTTCATTATAACGATCTTATTTCCCATAGTAGGTATAATTGGAGGAATATACTACTGGAAAAAAGGCTATAAAAATGCCCCTGAACTTCTCATGTTAAGCATATTCATTGCTGCTTTATATTCATTAAGGCTATAA
- a CDS encoding ATP-binding protein, producing the protein MKSEQIFNKSVSEKVQKLSYAIEQTKDDEELYKIVTDFYKTYGVGEFGLNKAFRISADDKSGILCPITTTSDMLLDDLVGYESQKKELVQNTEAFVEGRKANNVLLYGDAGTGKSASIKAVLNQYYSRGLRMIEVHKHEFKKLPKVIAAIKNRNYRFIIYMDDLSFEEFEIEYKYLKVVMEGGLETKPENVLIYATSNRRHLIRETWSDRSDISQDELHRSETVNEKLSLSARFGVTIGYYNPLRKEYFNIVTTLARRHPEIKLTDEELRSAASKWEMYHGGMSGRTAQQFIDSLLGARDLS; encoded by the coding sequence GTGAAAAGTGAACAGATTTTCAACAAGAGCGTAAGTGAAAAAGTTCAAAAACTCAGTTATGCTATTGAACAGACTAAAGATGACGAGGAGTTATACAAAATCGTTACAGATTTCTACAAAACATATGGTGTTGGAGAATTTGGACTAAATAAAGCTTTTCGTATTTCAGCTGATGATAAGTCTGGAATCCTTTGCCCGATCACGACAACTAGTGATATGCTGCTGGATGATTTGGTTGGCTATGAATCCCAAAAGAAAGAACTGGTGCAGAATACAGAAGCTTTCGTTGAAGGGCGCAAAGCAAACAATGTTCTTCTCTATGGTGATGCCGGCACTGGCAAATCTGCAAGCATAAAGGCAGTTCTAAATCAGTATTATAGCCGCGGTCTCCGTATGATAGAGGTCCACAAACATGAATTCAAGAAACTGCCAAAGGTCATTGCAGCGATAAAAAACAGAAACTATCGTTTTATAATTTATATGGACGATTTGTCTTTTGAAGAGTTCGAAATTGAGTATAAATATTTGAAGGTAGTTATGGAGGGTGGTTTAGAAACAAAACCTGAAAACGTACTGATCTATGCAACATCGAACAGGCGACACTTGATCCGGGAAACATGGAGTGATCGTTCGGATATTTCGCAGGATGAACTGCATCGTTCGGAGACTGTGAATGAAAAACTATCCCTGTCGGCGCGGTTCGGTGTGACAATTGGTTATTACAATCCTTTGAGGAAAGAATATTTCAACATCGTCACAACTCTTGCAAGGCGACACCCTGAAATCAAACTGACAGATGAAGAACTGAGATCGGCAGCAAGTAAATGGGAAATGTATCATGGTGGAATGTCAGGACGTACAGCACAGCAGTTCATCGATTCATTGCTTGGAGCTCGTGATCTATCTTGA